DNA from Desulfotomaculum sp.:
ACCCGGTATTCGTACCGTTTTTTAAACGAACGGATCAACAGGTTGGCTGACGGGCTGAGGAGAATAGGAGTCTGTCCCGGTGATACAGTCTGCATTTTTGACTATGATAGCCATCGCTACCTGGAATGTTTCTTTGCCGTACCTATGATGGGGGCGGTGCTTCATACTATGAACTGGCGCTTATCCCCCGATCAGATTCTTTATACGATGAACCACGCCGGGGATGATGCCGTTATAATCCACGCAGACTTCCTTCCTTTATTTGAATCTATCCAGAACGAACTCACTACAGTAAAAAGAATTATTCTGATCCGGAACGGGGAAAATGTTCCTGAATGCAGCGTTAAGGTGGATATTGAATATGAGAATATGCTCCGGCAGGCTTCCCCTGTCTATGGCTTTCCGGATCTGGACGAGAATACGAAGGCAACCACATTTTATACGACCGGAACGACAGGACTTCCCAAGGGTGTTTACTTTTCTCACCGGCAGGTTATTCTACACACCTTTTCCCTTGCTGTAACCTTGGGCTGCTTTGTATCCTCCGTATTTCGCTCCACAGACGTGTATATGCCGCTCACACCAATGTTTCACGCCCATGCCTGGGGCATTCCCTATCTGGCTACCCTGCTTGGAGTAAAGCAGGTCTACCCGGGGAAGTATGAACCGGGGTATATTTTAAACCTGGTAGAAAATGAGAAAGTAACCTTTTCGCACTGCGTCCCGACAGTAATGCATATGTTGATTAACAATCAGGAGGCAAAAGACAAGGATTTATCAAAGTGGAAGGTTGTCATTGGCGGCGCAGCGCTGCCCAAGGGTCTTGCCAAAGAAATCGCTTCCCTGGGAATAAAAATTTTCGCCAGTTTCGGCATGTCGGAAGCTTTTCCGGTGGTTACTATATCGAACCTTAAAGAACATATGCAGCAATGGAATGAAGATGAGCAACTGGATGTCCTAATTAAACCCGGCCTCCCGCTTCCCTTGTATGAATTGGAAATAGCAGATGTTTCGGGAAATATTTTGTCCAAAGACGGGGTAACGTCGGGAGAGTTGATTATGAGGGCGCCCTGGCTTACGGAA
Protein-coding regions in this window:
- a CDS encoding long-chain fatty acid--CoA ligase → MPDKYYEAGENYKYPLIVKKLLVNPLLYSPEQEIIYRDETRYSYRFLNERINRLADGLRRIGVCPGDTVCIFDYDSHRYLECFFAVPMMGAVLHTMNWRLSPDQILYTMNHAGDDAVIIHADFLPLFESIQNELTTVKRIILIRNGENVPECSVKVDIEYENMLRQASPVYGFPDLDENTKATTFYTTGTTGLPKGVYFSHRQVILHTFSLAVTLGCFVSSVFRSTDVYMPLTPMFHAHAWGIPYLATLLGVKQVYPGKYEPGYILNLVENEKVTFSHCVPTVMHMLINNQEAKDKDLSKWKVVIGGAALPKGLAKEIASLGIKIFASFGMSEAFPVVTISNLKEHMQQWNEDEQLDVLIKPGLPLPLYELEIADVSGNILSKDGVTSGELIMRAPWLTESYFKEPDRTKELWRDGWMHGGDVAAIDQEGYVQITDRLKDVIKSGGEWVSSLELENYTSQHESVSEAAAVGIPDEKWGERPLVLVVLKPEYKGKVKEEDLKSHLKGFVDSGMLPRYGLPDRVEFIEAIPKTSVGKINKVAIRELYTKWS